A portion of the Pseudoalteromonas luteoviolacea genome contains these proteins:
- a CDS encoding amidohydrolase family protein — protein sequence MNKFKLSILTGALLSSSAVFAQVTAITNATVHTLTKQGVLENATVLIENGKITAVNPKSFNADVTVNAQGKVLTPGLIGTMNQLGLVEVGAVSRSVDAYDKSGIEFDPSSAFNPRSSLIPYARKGGLTQNLSIPSLPWGESGVFMGLGFVADLSGEFGSVTDSQSALIVDLGAVSGDGSRAASLQAFAKKLSEQKKKLTSKKDKKDDKDPSAEEKLLTQVLKGDLPVVASASRASQLLELIKLKEQFGLNLIIDGAQDAVLVKDELAKAKVPVIISSVANLPTGFDALHAHLGNAGTLEKAGVNVILNIAGDGSHNVYQMRFNAGIAVANGMTHEGALKAMTVNVADAFGIEGGKIAKGERADVVLWTADPFEFSTRVDKIWINGEQVTTESRHDKLTERYTTDSSMPRGYTK from the coding sequence ATGAACAAGTTTAAATTATCTATTTTAACTGGTGCATTGCTGAGTTCTTCAGCGGTATTTGCACAAGTAACAGCGATTACAAATGCGACTGTGCACACGCTAACAAAGCAAGGTGTACTAGAAAACGCGACGGTGTTAATTGAAAACGGAAAAATTACGGCTGTAAACCCGAAATCTTTTAATGCTGATGTCACTGTAAATGCACAAGGCAAAGTGTTGACTCCCGGCCTAATAGGCACAATGAATCAACTTGGCTTGGTAGAAGTGGGCGCGGTTTCTCGTTCAGTAGATGCGTATGACAAATCAGGCATTGAGTTTGATCCAAGCAGTGCATTTAATCCACGCTCTAGCTTGATCCCGTATGCGAGAAAAGGAGGCTTGACACAAAACTTGAGTATTCCTTCTTTACCGTGGGGTGAAAGTGGCGTATTTATGGGTCTTGGCTTCGTTGCTGATTTATCTGGCGAATTTGGTAGTGTCACAGACAGTCAATCTGCACTTATTGTCGATTTAGGTGCTGTCAGCGGCGATGGTTCTCGCGCTGCGTCGTTGCAAGCGTTTGCTAAGAAACTATCTGAACAGAAGAAAAAGCTAACATCGAAAAAAGACAAAAAGGATGATAAAGACCCGTCGGCTGAAGAAAAGCTTTTAACACAAGTTTTAAAAGGTGATCTACCAGTTGTAGCATCTGCTTCTCGTGCATCTCAATTACTTGAACTGATTAAACTGAAAGAACAGTTTGGTTTGAATCTGATTATTGATGGTGCCCAAGATGCAGTATTAGTAAAAGATGAGCTAGCTAAAGCTAAAGTTCCAGTTATTATTAGCTCAGTTGCGAACCTACCAACAGGTTTTGACGCATTGCATGCACATTTAGGTAATGCTGGCACACTTGAAAAAGCGGGTGTTAACGTTATCTTAAATATAGCAGGTGACGGCAGTCACAATGTTTATCAAATGCGCTTTAACGCCGGTATTGCGGTAGCTAATGGTATGACACATGAAGGTGCATTAAAGGCAATGACTGTGAATGTTGCAGATGCATTTGGTATTGAAGGCGGCAAGATTGCTAAAGGTGAGCGTGCAGATGTTGTACTTTGGACCGCAGATCCTTTTGAGTTCAGCACGCGTGTTGATAAAATTTGGATTAATGGTGAACAAGTAACAACAGAGTCTCGCCATGACAAGTTAACAGAGCGATATACAACAGACTCGTCAATGCCTCGTGGCTACACTAAGTAA
- a CDS encoding SDR family oxidoreductase produces the protein MSNILIIGAAGLNGIATINALFAKADLKDTIIAGVRSEEKAQALKNRFPNLKTRIMDIEQPDTLASSMRGVDKVFFITGNILEREQHAKLVIDAAKAATSVTDFIFYSVFGAEYESILFGRQFRFGEKYLENSGLKWTHLRTIFFQDNLLGWADGIKQGTLYLGTGAGKFAPLVVSDIGEIAANVLTSNTHQNKAYNITGPELLSGADIAHIFSTTLDSEVTHVSPNNETTLASLIDTGWPQWQAEGLIELFNLFADNQAAVVSPDGEALLGRKLTTLKEFITENRTAFI, from the coding sequence ATGTCTAATATTCTTATCATCGGTGCCGCAGGCCTTAACGGCATTGCAACCATTAACGCCCTTTTCGCTAAGGCTGACTTAAAAGATACAATTATTGCTGGTGTGCGAAGTGAAGAAAAAGCACAAGCACTAAAAAATCGTTTTCCAAACTTAAAGACGCGCATTATGGATATCGAACAGCCAGATACCTTGGCTTCCTCAATGCGAGGCGTGGATAAAGTCTTCTTCATTACAGGAAACATTCTTGAACGCGAGCAACACGCCAAACTAGTAATCGATGCTGCAAAAGCAGCAACATCGGTCACAGACTTCATATTTTACTCTGTTTTTGGCGCAGAATATGAATCGATTTTATTTGGACGTCAGTTCCGTTTTGGTGAGAAATACCTTGAAAATTCAGGCCTTAAATGGACGCATCTACGTACAATTTTCTTCCAAGACAATCTACTTGGTTGGGCTGACGGTATAAAGCAAGGCACCCTTTACCTCGGTACAGGTGCAGGTAAATTTGCCCCTTTAGTAGTGTCCGACATTGGTGAAATCGCTGCCAATGTCTTAACATCTAACACTCATCAAAATAAGGCCTACAACATCACAGGCCCTGAACTGCTGAGCGGTGCAGATATAGCACACATTTTTAGCACGACCTTAGACTCAGAAGTTACACATGTCTCACCGAACAATGAAACCACATTAGCATCATTAATTGATACTGGGTGGCCGCAGTGGCAAGCAGAGGGATTAATTGAGCTATTTAACCTATTTGCGGACAACCAGGCTGCTGTGGTTAGCCCTGATGGAGAGGCGCTGCTTGGTAGAAAGCTCACAACCCTTAAAGAGTTCATTACGGAAAATCGTACTGCATTTATCTAA
- the gdhA gene encoding NADP-specific glutamate dehydrogenase has protein sequence MYDDLTLEHFMEGLIKRNPHEPEFHQAVKEVAESVIPFINKHPQYKQAHILERMTEPDKVVSFRVSWEDDEGNIRINRGYRVQFNNSIGPYKGGLRFDPSVNLSVLKFLGFEQTFKNSLTTLPIGAGKGGSDFNPKGKSDREIMRFCQSFMTQLYQHIGPNMDVPAGDIGVGSREISYLFGQYKRLTHQFESVLTGKSLEFGGSLIRTEATGYGNAYFMQSMLGHQHDEIKGKTCLVSGSGNVALHCAEKIIQLGGKVLTLSDSGGTLLVREGLDQDKLNLIKDIKTSQRKRLSTLTEQFSCEFFEGKKPWHIKADLAFPCATQNELDEIDAAILVEHGCIAVSEGANMPCTPEAVHIFHQRGILYAPGKAANAGGVAVSALEMSQNSIRMSWSEQELEQKLHTIMQQIHDQCVKYGTQNGRVNYVDGANIAGFIKVADAMLAYGVV, from the coding sequence ATGTACGACGATTTGACACTTGAGCATTTTATGGAAGGGCTGATAAAACGTAATCCTCATGAGCCAGAGTTTCATCAGGCTGTAAAAGAGGTAGCTGAGTCGGTTATCCCATTTATCAATAAACATCCTCAGTACAAACAAGCACATATTTTGGAAAGGATGACTGAGCCAGATAAAGTGGTCTCTTTTAGAGTATCTTGGGAAGACGATGAGGGGAACATTCGTATAAACCGTGGCTATAGAGTTCAGTTTAATAACTCAATAGGGCCATATAAAGGCGGGCTGCGTTTTGACCCTTCGGTTAATTTAAGCGTGTTAAAGTTCTTAGGTTTTGAGCAAACATTTAAAAATAGCTTAACCACACTACCCATCGGTGCAGGCAAGGGTGGATCAGACTTTAATCCAAAGGGAAAGTCTGATCGTGAGATTATGCGTTTCTGCCAATCATTTATGACACAGCTGTATCAACATATTGGGCCTAATATGGATGTCCCAGCTGGCGATATTGGAGTCGGTTCTAGAGAGATAAGTTATCTATTTGGTCAATACAAACGTTTAACACATCAGTTTGAGAGTGTATTAACTGGTAAGTCGCTTGAGTTTGGTGGAAGTTTAATTCGAACTGAGGCAACTGGGTATGGTAACGCATACTTTATGCAATCCATGTTAGGGCATCAGCATGACGAAATAAAAGGAAAGACTTGTCTGGTCTCTGGTTCCGGTAATGTTGCGTTGCATTGTGCTGAGAAAATCATTCAATTGGGAGGAAAGGTACTGACACTGTCTGACTCGGGTGGCACGTTGCTGGTTCGTGAGGGATTAGATCAAGATAAACTCAATCTCATTAAAGATATAAAAACGAGCCAAAGGAAGCGATTGAGTACGCTAACAGAGCAATTCTCGTGTGAATTTTTTGAAGGCAAAAAGCCATGGCATATCAAGGCTGATCTTGCGTTTCCATGTGCAACTCAAAATGAACTCGATGAGATAGATGCGGCTATTTTAGTTGAGCATGGGTGTATTGCGGTATCTGAAGGCGCAAATATGCCTTGTACTCCAGAAGCAGTACATATTTTTCATCAACGAGGTATTTTATATGCGCCAGGCAAGGCCGCAAATGCTGGTGGTGTGGCTGTGTCTGCATTAGAAATGTCTCAAAATAGCATCCGAATGTCTTGGTCTGAGCAAGAACTCGAGCAAAAGTTACACACCATTATGCAGCAAATACACGACCAATGTGTGAAGTATGGCACTCAAAATGGAAGGGTTAATTACGTTGATGGTGCAAACATAGCTGGGTTTATAAAGGTGGCGGATGCAATGTTGGCGTATGGTGTTGTTTAA
- a CDS encoding DUF2834 domain-containing protein yields the protein MKYIYGVLCILGTILPYSVFLPWLAESGPNVFLLYTQISTNPLSSVAWLDVIVSAFVLVTFIIYEGRQLKINRLWLPILSTFIVGVSLGLPLFLLMRELHLEKAKI from the coding sequence ATGAAGTACATCTATGGAGTTTTATGTATTTTAGGTACGATATTGCCTTACAGTGTTTTTCTTCCTTGGCTTGCTGAGAGTGGGCCGAATGTTTTTCTACTATATACTCAAATTAGCACAAATCCACTGTCTTCTGTGGCATGGTTAGATGTGATTGTTTCTGCTTTTGTATTAGTGACTTTCATCATTTACGAAGGCAGGCAGCTAAAAATCAATCGATTGTGGTTGCCAATTTTAAGTACGTTTATTGTTGGAGTATCGCTTGGCTTGCCGTTATTTCTCTTAATGAGGGAGTTACACCTAGAAAAAGCAAAGATTTAA
- a CDS encoding winged helix-turn-helix domain-containing protein, whose amino-acid sequence MAKQYWIGEFFVDLSRNQITQNKQPQLVAPKALAVLTCLAEKQGKVVSQNTLLSEVWPDTIVSPNSLQRSIAQLRKALGDDGKGQIYIKTHSKQGYSLECNVRWQPESQTDLHAKPILPECQNKIGHLEKNNDVPTKLLNWRTTLTFLFITLALSSLIGIRYATSDESQLFSVGEIRALTASDGREFASIYSPDGKYIIFHRFSMEECVNNIWAKNLETQQEYKLTEDIDSYGTHSFSPDGKQLVFIRTMDCEQPTTQKKCYQLISMDFKKALREPQPMNVLLECKTSEIRLPHWLKNNDIALLHRESTRSQLISYSPKDKQSKVLYQVDNGNIIYYDYSVKDDLFSVISIHKDSKHYVEILDSNGELISSNPIVFTPDSERKKYLVANFSPIENHLIFSTGRQFFTLSYNGEVKNISIPLDQPTFSPNFHPDGERALVIKGNYDSDIAVIPMNHLRSEQLSVNSHIIDRSAVAEDTAIAEPIGNLIAFSSNRSGNEQIWLKGNQPLVQLTKFPIDSYISGMHWDERGESILANVNNKLVQVHINGEQQHYTTPHLILELLHWHRASDKVLTFANIRGVQKLTEYDLKTSQFKVVTDKRINWADKTNNGLLVYTDNMDRFWLVDGIDAEPITALDNQGGDNKRFIIKDSTIYGMNNELELWSYNLINQHFNTLGSLPSNTINIDDIDKENVLITVRIASKKEVVEIVLKE is encoded by the coding sequence ATGGCAAAGCAGTATTGGATTGGTGAGTTTTTTGTCGATTTGTCCAGAAATCAAATTACACAAAATAAACAGCCACAACTTGTTGCACCAAAAGCGCTGGCGGTATTAACTTGCTTGGCAGAAAAGCAAGGTAAGGTGGTAAGCCAAAACACATTGCTGTCTGAAGTTTGGCCAGATACCATCGTTTCTCCAAACAGCTTACAACGAAGTATTGCACAACTTCGAAAAGCACTAGGTGACGATGGAAAAGGACAAATTTATATTAAAACACATTCAAAGCAAGGCTACAGTTTAGAATGTAATGTCCGCTGGCAACCAGAATCTCAAACAGATTTGCATGCAAAACCGATACTCCCCGAATGCCAAAATAAAATAGGCCATCTCGAAAAGAATAATGATGTGCCTACTAAACTTTTGAATTGGCGTACAACACTTACTTTCCTCTTTATCACGTTAGCACTTAGCAGCCTTATCGGCATTCGTTATGCAACTTCCGATGAATCCCAACTATTTTCGGTTGGAGAAATACGTGCATTGACCGCTTCAGATGGACGAGAATTTGCCAGCATTTACTCCCCAGATGGCAAATACATTATCTTTCATCGCTTTTCAATGGAAGAATGTGTAAACAATATCTGGGCAAAAAACTTAGAAACTCAACAAGAATACAAACTCACTGAAGACATTGACAGCTACGGTACTCATAGCTTTTCACCTGATGGAAAGCAGCTGGTTTTTATTCGCACCATGGACTGTGAACAACCAACAACACAAAAGAAATGTTACCAGTTAATTAGTATGGACTTTAAAAAAGCGTTGCGAGAGCCGCAGCCTATGAACGTCTTACTTGAGTGTAAAACTTCGGAGATTCGCTTACCTCACTGGTTAAAAAACAATGACATTGCGCTGCTTCATAGAGAATCAACTCGGTCACAGCTGATCAGCTATTCCCCTAAAGACAAACAAAGCAAAGTGCTGTACCAAGTGGATAATGGCAATATTATTTATTATGACTATTCAGTAAAAGATGACCTATTTTCCGTCATTAGCATTCATAAAGATAGCAAGCACTACGTAGAAATCCTTGACTCAAACGGTGAGCTAATCTCCAGTAACCCTATAGTGTTTACACCTGATTCGGAGCGCAAAAAGTATTTAGTTGCAAACTTTTCCCCCATTGAGAACCACCTTATTTTTAGTACTGGTAGACAATTTTTTACGTTGTCCTATAACGGCGAAGTTAAAAACATTAGCATACCGCTAGATCAACCTACGTTTTCACCAAATTTTCACCCTGATGGAGAAAGAGCCCTAGTCATAAAAGGAAACTATGACAGTGATATTGCCGTAATTCCAATGAATCATTTAAGATCTGAACAGCTATCAGTAAACAGCCATATCATTGATCGTTCAGCCGTTGCAGAGGATACAGCGATTGCTGAACCTATTGGAAACTTGATCGCCTTTTCTTCTAACCGTTCAGGCAATGAACAAATATGGTTAAAAGGAAATCAACCCCTAGTCCAATTAACTAAGTTCCCCATTGATAGTTATATTTCAGGTATGCACTGGGATGAACGTGGCGAAAGCATATTAGCTAATGTAAATAACAAACTTGTTCAAGTACATATCAACGGCGAACAACAACATTATACGACCCCGCATTTAATTTTAGAACTACTACATTGGCACAGAGCAAGCGATAAAGTGCTCACCTTTGCCAACATTCGCGGGGTTCAAAAGTTAACCGAATACGATCTAAAAACATCACAGTTTAAAGTGGTAACAGATAAACGTATTAATTGGGCTGATAAAACAAACAACGGACTGCTAGTTTACACAGACAATATGGACCGATTTTGGCTGGTAGATGGCATTGACGCAGAGCCAATCACTGCGTTAGACAATCAAGGTGGAGATAACAAACGGTTTATAATTAAAGATAGCACTATTTATGGAATGAACAATGAGTTAGAACTTTGGTCATATAACCTGATAAATCAACATTTTAATACTCTTGGTTCATTGCCATCTAATACTATTAACATTGATGATATAGACAAAGAAAACGTACTAATTACAGTCAGAATAGCTTCTAAAAAAGAGGTCGTTGAAATTGTCTTAAAAGAATAG
- a CDS encoding beta-propeller fold lactonase family protein gives MTNTPTNELLVVSGDSNALTVFKPDTQTGFLYSQSFSKQHNDKLALEGASDISYESNNGIAIVSSFYSGSLSTFKRNAKGFFTHIETLSDHIDIKQAFRNYEKVTDKDTLKLLGAWDSLISKDNKTLYVASYQSNSVSKFEVQSSGKLNHLGQLMSNYDWGKPTSIVQSNDTNWLYVNGFEQSKISVLHKGETGKYTLSQTIVNGKDQIQTMQNPQQIASTPNNQYLFVAASKSNALNVFKRNTSKQFELIQSINQQQTNGLSGACCVVYSDKHNLVFAAGEADKGLLLFKQSPKNGQLILIDHIKHSNTYDIKGVSSISLSQDQQSLYVSTGKNNEIFIFELP, from the coding sequence GTGACTAACACGCCCACAAATGAGCTTTTGGTCGTAAGTGGTGATAGCAATGCATTAACAGTCTTTAAGCCAGATACCCAAACAGGCTTCCTATATTCACAAAGCTTTTCAAAACAGCATAATGATAAATTAGCACTTGAAGGCGCTTCTGATATTTCTTACGAAAGTAACAATGGCATTGCTATTGTGTCGTCTTTTTACAGCGGCTCATTATCAACATTTAAACGTAACGCCAAAGGCTTTTTTACACATATAGAAACACTCAGCGATCACATAGACATAAAGCAGGCATTTCGCAACTATGAAAAAGTCACCGATAAAGATACCTTAAAGCTTCTTGGCGCTTGGGATTCGCTTATTTCAAAAGACAATAAAACCTTGTATGTAGCCAGTTATCAAAGTAACTCTGTGAGTAAGTTCGAAGTGCAAAGCTCAGGGAAACTTAACCACCTAGGCCAATTAATGTCAAACTATGACTGGGGGAAGCCAACTTCAATCGTTCAATCTAACGACACCAATTGGCTGTATGTAAACGGTTTCGAGCAAAGTAAAATATCCGTTTTACACAAGGGAGAAACTGGAAAATATACGTTAAGTCAAACTATTGTAAATGGTAAAGATCAGATCCAGACCATGCAAAACCCGCAACAAATTGCATCAACACCTAATAATCAGTACTTATTTGTTGCAGCTTCCAAAAGTAATGCCCTCAATGTGTTCAAAAGAAACACCTCAAAACAGTTTGAACTGATTCAATCTATAAACCAGCAGCAAACTAATGGTCTATCTGGTGCATGTTGCGTCGTCTATTCAGATAAACATAACTTGGTTTTTGCTGCAGGCGAAGCTGATAAAGGTCTTTTACTATTTAAGCAATCACCTAAAAATGGCCAGCTTATCTTGATTGACCACATCAAACACAGTAACACCTATGATATAAAAGGCGTTTCTTCAATCTCCTTATCCCAAGATCAGCAATCCTTATATGTGTCTACGGGTAAAAATAATGAAATCTTTATTTTTGAGTTACCTTAA
- a CDS encoding LysE family translocator: MDFSSLSIFVITCLAINLIPGPDVIYIVTNTMKGRVQDGLKAAMGLGVGYVFHTAAACLGLSAIILSSALLFTVIKFFGAAYLCYLGIKCLMSMYLGQSNIGAKSKQEYKGNVFVQGIVVSVLNPKVALFFLSFLPQFIDQNSENVTWSLLIYGLTFCCLATLCNLVYAVAGGWVFSKAKSTRYTRILEGVSGVMLIGLAGKITLDGR; this comes from the coding sequence ATGGATTTTAGTTCTTTATCTATATTCGTGATAACTTGTTTAGCAATCAATTTGATCCCAGGCCCAGACGTAATTTATATCGTCACAAACACGATGAAGGGAAGAGTTCAAGATGGTTTAAAGGCTGCAATGGGGTTGGGAGTGGGCTATGTATTTCATACTGCGGCAGCATGTCTGGGCTTGTCTGCTATTATTTTAAGCTCAGCGCTTTTATTTACCGTAATTAAGTTTTTTGGTGCTGCATACTTGTGCTATTTGGGAATCAAATGTTTGATGTCAATGTACCTAGGTCAGTCAAACATAGGTGCTAAGTCTAAACAAGAGTACAAGGGAAATGTTTTTGTTCAAGGCATTGTTGTTAGTGTGTTAAATCCGAAAGTAGCGCTTTTTTTCCTCTCTTTTTTACCTCAATTTATAGATCAAAATAGTGAAAATGTGACTTGGTCTTTACTGATTTATGGCCTTACTTTTTGTTGTTTAGCAACGTTGTGCAACCTGGTATATGCCGTTGCGGGTGGTTGGGTTTTTAGTAAAGCAAAATCAACTCGCTACACTCGTATATTAGAAGGGGTGTCGGGAGTGATGTTAATTGGACTCGCAGGGAAAATAACGTTAGATGGTAGATAA
- a CDS encoding M20/M25/M40 family metallo-hydrolase yields the protein MIKAIKYTISSFALMSYILIFPSQASETLTSSQIQQAAKSKTPEAIVLFRELLSLPNDTHNPDDIKKLSQWLIKAFNQRGFNAHTLDMPGSPIVYAERINPEAKKTMLVYLQADGQPVDPSAWQQPNPYQAVLKTKTDDGKWEIVPWSLLNNPIDPNLRIFARSASDSKGPIAQFLVALDILNEQKVKLDYNLKVIMDTEEEIGSPHLPAAIVAHKDKLKADLLLIFDGPPHNSNQPTVSLGARGIATIQLTTFGAYKPQHSGHYGNYAPNPALHLSQILGSMKSQNGKVIIPGFYDGVNLDDKLKALLEKVPDDEHKLKGQLGFSSHDKVGNSLQESIQYPSLNIRGLKSGWVEQQARTIVPSSAIAELDIRLVKESNPDKLIQLVKQHIEGLGYYVIDRIPTHSERMKYPYIVRMKSRSVYGSFRSEPDSLAGKVAIQGMTNLYGKTPIVLRSGGGSIPIAPIVDTLHIPAAIVPSVNMDNNQHSPNENLRLGNFIDGIAIITSVMNQKL from the coding sequence GTGATAAAGGCCATAAAATATACTATTTCATCATTCGCATTAATGAGCTATATACTCATATTTCCATCTCAAGCGTCTGAAACTTTAACTAGCAGCCAAATACAACAAGCAGCGAAAAGTAAAACACCAGAAGCAATAGTGCTATTTAGAGAACTTCTTAGTTTGCCTAATGACACACATAACCCCGATGACATAAAGAAATTATCTCAATGGCTAATCAAAGCATTTAACCAAAGAGGCTTTAACGCGCATACACTTGATATGCCAGGTAGTCCAATTGTTTATGCTGAGCGCATTAACCCCGAAGCTAAAAAAACCATGCTGGTATATCTTCAAGCAGATGGCCAACCTGTTGATCCCTCTGCATGGCAACAGCCTAACCCCTACCAAGCCGTTTTAAAAACGAAAACAGATGACGGAAAATGGGAGATTGTTCCATGGTCACTACTCAACAACCCGATAGATCCGAATTTACGAATATTTGCGAGGTCCGCATCAGATTCTAAGGGGCCAATCGCTCAATTTCTTGTTGCATTAGATATACTTAATGAACAAAAAGTGAAGTTAGATTACAACTTAAAAGTTATCATGGACACCGAGGAAGAAATTGGTTCGCCGCACCTGCCTGCAGCTATTGTTGCGCACAAAGATAAGTTAAAAGCAGATTTACTACTTATTTTTGATGGTCCACCGCACAATTCAAATCAGCCAACGGTTTCGCTGGGTGCCCGAGGAATAGCAACAATACAACTTACTACTTTTGGAGCTTATAAACCCCAACATAGTGGCCATTATGGTAACTATGCACCAAACCCAGCCTTGCACCTAAGTCAAATTTTAGGTTCGATGAAATCACAAAATGGTAAAGTGATAATTCCGGGTTTTTATGATGGGGTCAATCTTGATGATAAATTAAAAGCCCTCCTTGAAAAAGTGCCCGATGACGAGCACAAACTTAAAGGGCAACTGGGCTTCTCCAGCCATGACAAAGTCGGTAACTCACTTCAAGAATCTATCCAGTACCCTTCATTAAATATTCGCGGTCTTAAAAGTGGTTGGGTCGAACAGCAAGCCAGAACGATTGTTCCCAGCTCAGCCATCGCAGAGCTTGATATACGACTAGTAAAAGAATCAAATCCAGACAAACTGATACAGCTAGTAAAGCAACATATCGAGGGGCTTGGGTATTATGTTATTGACCGAATACCAACTCATAGTGAACGTATGAAATACCCATATATCGTAAGAATGAAATCAAGATCAGTCTATGGTTCGTTCCGAAGTGAGCCAGATTCATTAGCAGGAAAAGTCGCAATTCAAGGGATGACGAACCTGTATGGTAAAACACCTATCGTGTTGAGATCTGGTGGGGGCTCAATACCAATTGCCCCTATTGTAGATACATTACATATTCCAGCCGCCATCGTGCCCAGTGTCAATATGGACAACAACCAACACAGCCCCAATGAAAACTTGCGCCTTGGTAACTTTATAGATGGAATTGCAATTATTACCTCAGTAATGAATCAAAAACTATAA